The Leptospira paudalimensis region TCTCACTCCAATGGATTCTTGTGTTGGAGTTGGCAGCAAATTAGCAGTTCCTGGATAGTATTCGCTGATGTATTCAATGATGACACTTGTCTCAGGGATGATTTGGTTACGCATCCGATCTCTCAATAGTGGAATTTTCCCAACAGGCCAATAAGCGAATAATTCTGATCTAGATTCTTCCTCCGATAGGTCTACAAACCTTGGTTCAAATTCAGTTCCATTTTCATACAAGGCAATGAGGACCTTGTGGCAAAAGGAAGCCAGTGGGTGGTAATAAAGGAGCAGGTTTGTTGGGCTATTGTTATCCATTTGGCTAACTTTCTAACTCCAGACAGTTTGGCAATCCAAATAGTTGCCCAGATGGTTAAGTATCATCCTTTTACCACCGATTCCCTCCATTGGGGGCCAAAACACGAACATTCTGGCAAAAAAATACAATTCCTTGGGTTGTTTCTTTGCAAATCAAGTGGATCTGTTAAAGGGGGGAAGAGCACCTGCCCACGAGCCACTCCCCTCCTCCCTAACTCGGGTGGGGGATTTTAAATTCACGGACACATTATGTCTCATAACTCTTCTTTCCGCAGGGCGAGCCCCAGACACGATCCATCAAATTGCATTGGCTTCGTGTCGCTTGGGGCTTTTCGTATTCAGGGGCCAGGCTATCCAGGGCTTCGGTCGCAAAATGCGACCGCTTACGCGCCCTTTCTATCCTTCTCGCGTGTCTGTAATCTGATAACTCATTTACACCCAAAGAATCAATTCACCAACAGACTTCTAAAAACGATCGTTCTTTCCTCTGTGTTGTTTCGAATTCCAAAATCTCATTTGCGTGTTTCAAAGTGATATCAATGTCGTCCCAACCATTGCGGATCCGATTCACGGAAGCAGAATCCAATTGGAATGGAAAGTTATGTTCCCCAGCTTTCACCTCAAACGTTTCTAGATCGATTTGGATTTGTGCGATTCCTTGATTGGAAACCCATTCCAATAAAGAATGGATTTCTCTTTCTTGTAAACGAACGAGAGCGATTCCATTCTTAGCAGCATTGATTGAAAATATGTCTGCAAAAGAAGGAGCGATGATCACACGGAATCCAAAATCAGCAAGTGCCCAAGGTGCATGTTCCCGACTCGAACCACAGCCAAAATTTTTTCCAGCAATGAGAACACTCGCATTCATAAATCCCTCTTGGTTCAATATGAATTCTGGATTCAATGCCTTTCCTTCAAAATCTAAATACCGCCAATCATGGAATAAATGGGTACCAAAACCCTTTTTATTGATTAACTTCATAAATTGTTTGGGTAGGATTTGATCGGTATCAATGTCCTCTCTTGGAATGGAGACAACAACTCCCGTATGTTTTGTCCAATGATTTGCCTTCATGCGAATCTCCTCACATCTGTTAATTTTCCAGTCACTGCTGCTGCAGCTGCCATGGAAGGACTCACTAAATGTGTCCTCCCTCCTCTTCCCTGCCTTCCTTCAAAGTTACGATTCGAAGTAGAGGCACATCTTTCTCCTGGTTGTAAAACGTCGTCATTCATTGCAAGGCAAAGAGAACAACCAGGTTCTCTCCATTCAA contains the following coding sequences:
- the leuD gene encoding 3-isopropylmalate dehydratase small subunit, coding for MKANHWTKHTGVVVSIPREDIDTDQILPKQFMKLINKKGFGTHLFHDWRYLDFEGKALNPEFILNQEGFMNASVLIAGKNFGCGSSREHAPWALADFGFRVIIAPSFADIFSINAAKNGIALVRLQEREIHSLLEWVSNQGIAQIQIDLETFEVKAGEHNFPFQLDSASVNRIRNGWDDIDITLKHANEILEFETTQRKERSFLEVCW